ACATTATTTCAATTGCCTTTGCAATTTTCAAGTCCTCGTTAACGATAATGACCTTAGTTGACATCATATCTCCCACAACAACTTCATCCTCCTTATCTTCGGCATATGCCTGTATCAAGTCTGTGACCGTAAATACTCCGACCACCTTGCCGTCTTTCATGACAGGAGCGCCTTCAATCTTGTTTTCGGAAAATATTCTTGCAACTTCCTTAAGATTGCAGTCCGTTTTTAAAGAAATGACGTTTTTGCTTGCAATGTCTCCCACCGTTTGCTTGGGTATGCTTCTTATGGTAGTTGTGTCAACAAGCAGGATATTGTCCATATCGTCCCTTCCAACGACTTCACCCATGATTCCAAGGTTGTTTACCGGAGTTGGGCCTATCTTTATCGTATCGCCGAGATTCAAATCCTTAATGCTCCCAAGAACCTTAATGGCAGCTTCACATTCTTCCTGTTGAGGAACTGAAGTGAATTCGATTTTTGCAACGGAGATATCAGGTAATCTTTCATCTCCTTTATAAATAGGGACTTTTGCTTCTTTTTCACTGATTGATATATTTAATGAATGATATGCTTCAATTGTTGGCTTATATCCTCCTCTCGGACCTGGAACACCCTTAACTAAACTTAGGCTTCTGAGTGACTGCATCTGATTACGAATGGTTCCAGGGTTTCTGTTCATAACTTCAGCAATGTCCTCTCCCTTAATTGATTTACCGTCAGAGGACTGATATAAGTTTATAAGTGTTTGTAAAATTTCTTTTTGTACAGAGGTTAACATGTTTTTATCCCCATTAATAATATAATATTACTATTTATGTTCAGTATGCTTTATAAATATAATGAAAAATAATGATAATTATTTCTAAATTCCAAATATCGGCAGTATAACATCATTGTATCTGCATTAATTATTTCATGGCCAAATCCATAATGCTGAAAGGATCGCCTTCTTTTCTAGGTGCCGGCCCTCCCATTCCAAAAGCGGATTTTGCAAATTCCTTATTCATTCTTTTAGAAACTTCGCCGAAAATCATCTTATATGCCGTACACTGAGGATCAACAGCCTGCGGAGTCTGATATGCAACAATTGCATTATAAGGACAGCCTCCTTCACAATATTTAACATGTCTGCATTTCTTACAGTTTTCATCAACATAATCTCTGAATTCCTGAAGCTTTGCCCATGCATCAGAATCCTTTAAATCATCAAAGCTAGGATTAGTTGAAACATTGCCTAAAACATAATCTTCCATTCCAACAAACCTATAACAAGGATATATTGCACCGTCTGCTCCGACAGCCAATGTAGTTCCTATACAGTCAGCAAATGTGCATAGAGTTCCTCTTCTCCTTAAACTGGATTTTGTGATATGGTCCAAATCCATTATTGAGAACTTGTCCAGATCATAAAGATATTTATCGAGCCAATCAATGAGCAATTTTCCATGTTCTTCCTGATTGAGAGCCCATGGATCTGCATTGTCTCCCCTTAAAGATGGAAGTGCTGCATGAATCTTTAAACTCATTTGTTCTCCTTTAAAGAACTCATACAATTCATCGGAAAAGTCCTTAGAATATTCAGTAACCGTCAAAACAAAATTGATTATTAAGCCTTTGCTTTTTGCAAGCTCGTATTTGGACATGGTTTTATCAAAGTAACCTTCTCCCCTTTGATAATCATTGATTTCCTTTGGACCATCAATGCTTGTACTTACCACTACATCATATTCGACGAACAGGTCTATCAATTCCTCAGTTAAAAGCCAAATATTACTTTGAAGAGAAAATCCCTCTAAATTCGGTAATTTAGACAGCTTTTCAAGAGCAATCTTATAAAAATCATAACCTGCAAGGAGGGGTTCACCACCATGGAAAGTAAAATGAACCTTATCGTCCCTAAAATCACCCAACCATTCAATAATCTGGTCAATTATTTCTATATCCATCATTTCTTTTTTATTTTCAGAACCCCAACAATATTTGCAATTGGATGGACAATTCAGAGTAGGGATAATCATTACATGAAACGTCATTTTAACCATAAACTTTATTTAATTCGTTTAATAATTTCTTTTTCTCATCTTCATCCATACTTTCGTTTACAAAGAAAATATAGCCGCATTCTTCACATTTAACAGTTTCCATCTCAGCATGTGCTCGATGATTGTCTAAGAGCTTTCTATGAGCTATCTTATCTTTTGAACCGCATTTTGGGCATGGCGCAATTAATTCTTCCAATTTCATTTTTTTCACCTATATATTAAGATTGGAATTTGAAATATATTAAATTTTTTAGTTCGAAAAAACTTAAATGACATGCATCAGTGATAACAATTCTTAGCACTCAGAACAATTCTTAGCAGTCACAACAATTCTTAAGAGTGACTACAATTCTTAATAGTGAGCTCAACAAGCTTTAAATAGAATATAAATCAATAAGAAATATTAATAAAAAAAATAAGGTGATAACCATGCCATATGACTACTATGATTATTTCATAAAACAGCGAAATAATCCGATTTTCACTGAAACCTCAAACATAATCAGACAAAAATTATGGAGAGAAAGCTTTGATGTGGTCGAATCCCAGGAATGGGAGGAAATTACTGAAAAAATAAGAAAGAATTAGCGGTTCAACAGTTTAACAAATAGCCTATACATAGGAAAACCAATATGGCGAACAAATGACAGGACATATTTCATGCCAGGCAATTCAAATTCTTTTTTGACTTTATCCAATTCCGAAATAATATCCAGCTTTTGAGGACATTTTCTTAAGCATCGCCCGCAACCATTACATTTGCCGGCATTTCCGGAATTGCCCATTATTCCACCCACATACTGAAAATAATCAATTTGAGACTGATTCATAAAGCCTTTATGGTTGAATAAATATTTCTCGTTGTAGATTTTCATACATTCAGGAATGTTAACGCCCTGCGGACAAGGCATACAATAGCCACAGGTGGAACAGTTGATTTTAAGGGAATTCCTCATAACTCTCTTTACAAGTTCAACTGTTTCCATATCCTCAAAACTCATGGATAATGGAGTTGTTTTATACGCTATTTCCAGATTTTCATCCAATTGTTCAAACGAGTTCATTCCGGAAAATACACATGTAACGTTACGATTATTTAAAACCCATTCCATAGCCCATTGAGCATTACTTTTATTGGGATTTGCTTTTTTAAATACCTCTTCAGCTTCATTAGGCATTTTACCTGCAAGAATACCTCCTTTTAAAGGTTCCATTATGAATATACCCATGCCTTTGGAAGCTGCATGTTCAATGCCTTCAACACTGGCCTGGACATTCTCATCAAAATAATTATATTGAACCATCACCACATCCCAATCATAACCGTCAATCAATATTGGGAATTCTTCTTTAGGGCCATGATATGAAAAACCGATGTGCTTAATTTTGCCTTCACTGCGGGCTTTATTTAAGAATTTAAACAGATCTTTTTTAATGAGCCTATTCATTGCCTTTAAATCAACGGCATGAACCAGATAGTAATCAATGAAATCCCTTTGAAGCCTTTTAAGCTGTTCGTCCAGGATATCTTCCATATCCTCATATTTTCGAACGTTAATGGCAGGCAATTTAGTGGATATTTTGACTTTATCGGAATAGTCTCCTTTAAGAATTTCACCTAAAAACGTTTCACTATCTCCGTAAAGATATGCAGTATCAATAAAATTAACTCCTTGGTCAATTGCATAATAGATTAATTCTTTAGCCTTATCTCTATCGATTTTACCATTTTTAAGGGGCAATCTCATTGCACCGAACCCCAATGGAAAAATCTTATCTCCAGTCTTTTCAATTAATCTGTACTGCATTTAATCACATGTTAAAATATTAAAAAAAAAGTATTGAATCCCCAACAAATGTTAGGGTAATTATTCACAGCTGTGAATCATGCATTTCATGTAATCAATCAATGCGTCCTTGGACTCTTCATCATCCAATGCAAACTCGATTGAAGTCTTTAGCCATTCGAAACGGTTTCCTATGTCATAGGTTTTTCCCTCGAAGGTCACTCCGTAAATTGAGTCGAGCTTGGATAATGCATCGGTAAGCTGGATTTCACCGCCCACACCAGGTTCGGTTTCATCAATCTTGTCGAAAATGTCTGGAGTCAAGACATAACGACCCATAATGGCCAGATTTGAAGGAGCCTGATGAGCCAGTGGCTTTTCAACTAGCTTTTCAATGTCATAGACGTTGTTTTCAACTTCGGTTCCCTTGATGATACCATATCTTTCAACCTTTTCTTTAGGAACCTCTTCAAGTGAGATTGCGGATGCCCCATACTTTTCATAAACGTCAATCAGCTGTTTAGTGCATGGAACAGGGCCTTTCGTGATTGAATCACCCAAAAGCACAGCAAATGCTTCTCCGCCGACATGCTTTTTGGCGCAGTAGATTGCATCTCCAAGACCTTTCTGATCCTTTTGCCTTACATAGCAGATATCTGCCAAATCGGTAATTGCACGGACCTGCCTTAGGCGATCGTCCTTGCCTGCACTTTGCAAAGTCTGTTCAAGCTCAAATGATTTGTCAAAATGATCTTCAATAGAACGTTTGTTTCTACCGGTTACAATTAAAATATCGTCAATACCTGAAGCCACAGCTTCCTCTATAACATACTGAATAGTTGGCTTGTCATAAACAGGCAACATTTCTTTAGGCTGAGCCTTAGTAGCAGGCAAAAATCTTGTTCCGAAACCTGCTGCAGGAATTACTGCTTTCATAATATATCACCATACAAATTTATTATTATTATCTTTGTAAATAATTAGTTAAAAATATTACTTAAAAATCAGAATTAAATAGTGCGGGGGACGGGACTTGAACCCGCGAAGGGACTAACCCACTAGGCCCTCAACCTAGCGCCTTTGACCGCTCGACCACCCCCGCTTATCACAAAAGTAGTTATAAAAAAATATGTTTTTAACATTATATATATTTAACTATTTTTCGACTATTTTTATGGTAACTTCAAGTGTTTCCTCATTTTTTAAATCGTTGATTAAATCCTCTTCAAGGTCACGGGCCGCCTTTGAAGATTTTATCATGAGAGTTCTCGGGCAGGTGAAATTGCTGGTTCTGCACACAATATCCGTCGGATGTGTTAACGTGAGATTTTCATGGCCGTAACCCATTATTTCATCATGTCCGTTTGGTGTGTCCAGTATTACGGCTATTTTGGTATTGGAATCAGCTATCCTTTTCTTAAACTCCTCAGGAAAATCACACATTGAATCATCCATATCAACGCCGATAATGCAGTCTGCAGTAGGCCCGATTTCAGGATCTTTAGTAATTTCAAAAGTAGATTTATGAAGGGAAGATACGTTCTTATGACCCTTTGATTTGATTTTAAATTCCATGAAAAAATATTTATCCTTAATTGCTTTTAAAAGTTTTCTAGCCAGTCAGTTTCAAATCATTTATGAAATCCAAAAAGATTTCGGGATTTGCAATTCCGCCGCTGTGGGGATTAAGCTCGAAAGCCTTGGCATAGCTATCGTAGGCATCGTTATGCATTGACATGCTCAAATAGCAGGATGCCATGTCAAACCAGTAGCAGTCGATATTATTGTCCATGTCAATGGCTTTTTTAAAGCATTCAATGGCGTCTTCATTGATTGACTTCTCCATAAGGATTCTGGCCTTAAGATACCAGGAATATGAAACGTCAGGGTTCAGTTCCAGAGATCTGTTAATATCCTTCAAGGCCTCATTGACATGGCCGGTTTCAAAGAGCGCATCAGATTTGAGCATGTAGGCCTGAGAGTATTCATAGGGACTGTTTAAAACCTCATCGAGGATTTTAAGTGATTCTTCGTAATCTCCGATTCCGTTGAGGTACTGGACTTTGAAAAGCTTGATGTCATTGTTGTCGCTGTCGATTTGCAATAATCGCTCCAGGCATTCGTTTGCGGCGTCATTTTCATCCAGGCGGATTAGTGCAACGGACTTGAAACTTATTGCAATAGTATTCCTATCATCCATTTCCAGCACTTCATCATAGCATTCAATGGCCTTTTCATATCTTTTCAAAAGCAGATTGCAGTTTCCCTTAATGTTTAAGATGAACGGCGCCCTTTTGTCTTTAAGTTTTTCATCGCAAAGCTTAATGGCCTTTTCATAGGTTTCATTTGCCTTTGTTCTTTCATCCAATCTTAAATAGCATTGTGCCTTGCTCATCATGATTAGGGGATCGGTTATTTCAAATGAATCAACGTTGTTTATGCATTCAAGCGCCTTGTCATACTGCCTTTTGCTGATGTGTTTTGTGACGTTTTCAAGCAGTTCAATTTCATCAGTTTCATATTCATAAAAATTCATATTTTATCACCAATATAGTTAGTATAAGTTATTTTGTAAAATGTAGTTATTAAATGTATCTATTCTAAGTTTAGACAATATTACTCGCTCAGATTAAAAAAACAAGGTCAGAGCAATATTTACCTCATCGAGTAAAAATCATTAAAAATCAAAAAAATTAATATTAAATTAATGAAAGGTTGCTATTGTCTGATTATTGAAGTGAGCGAAAACATGAATTTGAAAGTGGGTTCAAGGCTTGAAAGCGATTTCAAAAAAGGCCATTATGTCTATATCGGTTCGGCCATGAACGGGATTGAATCAAGGGTAAAAAGACACCTCTCATCTTCCAAAAAAATTCATTGGCATATAGATTACCTTTTAAAGTACGCTAAAATAGTGGAAATCATCTATAACGTAGATAAGAAAGTGGAGTGCGATTTATCAAGGCATTTAGCAATTGATAATGATTATATTAATGGCTTTGGCTGCAGTGACTGCGACTGTGATAGTCACTTATATTACTTCAAAAACAAAAAAGAAGCTATTGAGGCTGTAATTAATGCTTACGACTCAATAGCATGTGATTTTAGAATTGGTATTTCTGCCTTTTCTTGAAACGGTATGAATATTCAAATGAATCGAGAGCCATTTTCCTTAAGGCCTCAACATCACATCCGACGCTATCTGCCCATTCCTTTTCAAGTGACTTGATTTCATCGAATATTTCTGAACCTTTTTCTGTTAAAATAACATCATAAGGCAAATCATCTGCGTCAAGAATTTCAACAAGTCCCTTGCGTTCAAGTTTCTTGTAGCTTTTGAGATAGAGTTTTACATGCAAATCAAAATGCTTGTCATCATCTGCGATTTTTGCGTATTGCCTTACGCGCACACGCCTGTGATGAGGCTTTGAGTGCTTTACAACATTTTTTAAAAGCTTGATTTGGCTTTCATGCAAATGAATGGAGAGATTGTCCCTTACATAACAGCTTTTTGACTCCGCAATTATATCTACCAGTTTGGAAGCGTCTTCCATTTCAGAAATTGTTTTAACGTGAGGATGTGCCATGATATCACTTCATCTGACCGAATAATCCTCTCATAATTCCTTTTGTAACTTCGCGGGCAACGGTATTTGCCGCCGTAGTAGCTGCCTTTTCAACTGCCTTTTGCTGAGCTGTCTTTTTGGTTCTTTTTCCGCCTGCAGCCTGACCTCCGCCTAAAATAGTACCCAGGTCAAAACCTCCAATGGATGGGGCGTCCTGCTGAGGCTCTTCGGCAGGTGCAGCTTCAGGAGCTGCTTCAGGAGTAACTTCAGGAGCCGGAATCACTTCGCTTTCAATGTTTTCATTGTCATTGATTTTCTGAGCAAGAAGCTCATAGGCTGATTCGCTGTCAACGGCCTGCTGATACTTATCCTTGAATTCGGATAAGTTAATAAGTTCCGCACGAAGTCCGTCATCAATCGGTCCGATATATGACTGAGGCGCAATGATATTGACCTGCTGGACAATTGTCGGTACACCATCAGCGTCGAGAACTGAAACTAGCGCCTGCCCGATACCCAGATTGGAAATGACATCTGCAGTGTCAAAGTCAGGGTTAGGTCTGAAAGTCTGCGCAGCTACTTTAACCGCCTTCTGGTCCTTAGGAGTGTATGCCCTTAAAGCATGCTGAATCCTGTTACCAAGCTGGCTTAGAATTTCATCCGGAATGTCTGCAGGTGACTGTGAGATGAAATACAGACCGACACCTTTTGAACGGATCAGACGGGTAATCTGTTCGATTTTCTTTAAAAATTCCGGACTCATATCATCAAACAATAAATGAGCCTCATCAAAGAAGAATACGAATTTAGGCTTGTCCGCATCCCCAACTTCAGGAAGCTGTTCATAAAGTGAAGAAAGCATCCAGAGAAGGAATGAGGAATAGATTTCAGGAGACATGGAGAGCTTTTGGGCATCCAATATATTGATAATTCCCGCACCTGAATCGTCAAGCCTGATGAAGTCGTTCAATTCCAAGGCAGGTTCTCCGAAGAAATCGTTTCCACCCTGATCTTCAAGGGTTATTAAGCTTCTTAATATCGTATTGGCTGATTTTGCTGCAATTGCACCGTATTGAGGTTCGTAAACGTCCTTGTTTTCAACGACATAATTAATCATGGACTTCAAGTCCTTAATGTCTATGATAAGAAGGGATTCGTCATCCGCAACCTTAAATACAATATTTAAAACTCCGCTTTGAGCTTCCGTAAGGTTTAATATTTTAGAAAGCAATACAGGACCCATTTCGGATAGGGAAACACGTATAGGCAGACCTTTTTCGCCGAACAAGTCCCAGAATTCAACAGGATAGGATTTGAGCTTAAAGGAATCGATTCCTTCAACCCTTTTAGCGATGTTGTCATTCATTTCACCGGTTTTAGCAAGACCTGAAATGTCTCCTTTCATGTCCGCCAAGAATACCGGCACTCCCATATCACTGAATGATTCAGCTAGTGTTTTTAAGGTTATCGTTTTACCGGTTCCCGTTGCACCCGCAATTAAACCGTGTCTATTTGCCATTTTCGGCAGTAAATAAACGTCACCGCCGATTAATATTTTATCTTCTACAAACATTTTTCTAACCATTTTCTATTTTTTTAATTAAATAAGAAGTTTTACGTTCTATTTTTGTGCGATTAAAAGCTTTTGATATTCTTTTAATTGCATCAAGGTTTTTTACAAAATTATCCAGCCAGGAGAATATGTCTCCGGGATAGACTTGAATCTGATATTTTCTGAATAGCTTTTTTGATATGTCAACGGGATCCTTTCCCTTGAGACGTTCACTTATTATTAATTCGGATATTCCAAGCTGCAGGCATCTGCAGAATGGCCTGTCTTGGCAGTTACATTTCATGAAATCGCTTTGAAGGCGTATCATGGCGTCCTGGAATTTGCTGTCAAGCTTGTCTAAGGCTTCGCCGGAGGATATGATATCTAAAGTGGATTCAGCGAAAAGTCTTGTTGAAAACTTAATCTTTAAGGCGTTTGCAATCTGATTGTGGACAACCGGAGAGAGATAAGCGTTATCAAACAATTCCAAATCAAGAGCCATTGCAATAATCTTTACCTGAAGCTTATCGTATTCCTCCCTTTTTTTATACATTGGAGAGAGCCTTACGTAATTAATTAAATAGTCCCAGTCGTCCAGAGCTGTTCGGATAAACTCCGCATCCTCCAGGCTCAAAAATGAAACAGAAGTTGCCCTTCCGTAATCGGTTATCTTAAAGTCTTTGGTTATCAGTCCCAAATCGGTCATTTCATCAACAGCTATCCTTAAGCTTATTGGAACGTCAATATTTCTGTAGAATTCAGCCAGTTCCTTAAAGCTTTTAATGGAATTTGAAGAGATATCCGCTAGAATCTGCTCGTAAGAGCTTTCCTCATCATACTCAATGAATACATCCTCACTGTTGCTTTCAAGAAGTTCCAATGCTTTTGCTTCCTCACTTTCACCTGCAAAGTCATTTCCGATTTCTGGAAGCAAGTATACAATACCTCGGTCATGATAGCTTGGCCTTCCGGCACGTCCGAGCATCTGTGAGAATTCATTTGGATTAATCCACTTGTTTCCCATTACAAGGGAATCGAAGATTACCTGTGATGCAGGAAAGTCAACCCCTGCAGCAAGTGCTGCTGTCGTGACGACAACCGATAACTTGGCCTTGTCAAAGTCCTTTTCTATCTTTTCCTTTTTGTAATATGACAATCCTGCATGGTATGCAGCCGCATTAATGTGCTTTTCCTGCAAGAAACTTGCAATCTTGTGGGTCTTGCGTCTTGAATTGGTAAATATTATGCTTTGTCCCCTATATCCTTTCCTGGATTTGGTATTGAATTCCCTTTTAGCCAGCTTGGCCATCAAGTGGCGCTTTGAGGACTCGTTTCTCATATAAACAAGATGCCTTTCCAAAGGCACGGGTCTGTCGGGATATTCAACCAGCTTCATATTAAATTCCCTTGACAGGAATTCAGGATTCTTAACGGTAGCTGACAATCCGATGATTTGGGTTTTTGGATATAAATGCTTAATGCGCTTTATCAGCCCGTTCAATCGGGTTCCCCTGTCCTCATCGTCAATCATATGAATTTCATCTATTAAAACGACACCAAGGTTGCTTAATGATTTTGAATTTCCGCTTCTTAAAAGAAAGTCGATTCCTTCATAGGTTGCAACGACAATGTCTGCTTTAGTAACGTCACTGTCAGGAAGTTTAAGCTCTCCTTTGGCCTTTACACGATTGCGTCCCACCTTAATGGCTACGTTCAAGCCGAGCTTTTTGTATTTCCTTTTGAAATCCCTGTATTTCTGGTTTGCAAGGGCGACCAGAGGAGTGAGGAAAATGAATTTTCTGCCTTCAAGAGCCTGCGTGATACCTGCAAGTTCACCGATTAATGTCTTACCGCTTCCGGTGGCACTTACAACAAGCAAATCCTCTCCCTTAAGCAGTCCTTCACGGATAGCCAGATACTGAACCGGCAACAATTTGTCATTTCCGTTTTGAATCAGAATATCCCTGAAATTAGGATTAATCTTTAGGCGCTTCATTTCAACCGGAGGTATCTTGACTTTTGATTTTGAAGATGTCTTATCAAACAGTGTCAAATCCCTGTTTTTAAGCGGATTAAAGTCCGGGTTTAAAACGGAGAGGGTCTTTTCCAAATCTCCTGTTCTGTCGAGAGTGTCTTTAAGGTTTCTGAAAATCTTTTTATCAAAGCCCCTGAGCTTCATCTCGTTTTTGATTGTATCGTGAGCGCAGTTTTTGCATATCAGCTGATTGTTATATTGATATGAAAAGTTTGAATTGATAATGGTAATGTTTCCCTCATAAGCGCAGAAATCACAGACCTGAGTGTATCTGACTTTGATGTTCAGTCTTTTCAGGAAATCCTCAACATCACTGTCTTTTGTTGCAAGAAAAACGGCCTGGCTTCTTAAAAGCTTGTTTACTTCCTGAGGAGGCAATAATTTTTCTGATAAGCTTGAATTGTCATTATAGGAATAGTCTGCAACGAATCTGGAGATTGCAAGACCTGAAGCAGTGTTCTGGAATTTGATAGTGCCTACAAACTCAGGCGTCCTTTTATTGTTAAGAGCACCTTTTGGAGAACCGATAGGGAA
The sequence above is a segment of the Methanobrevibacter millerae genome. Coding sequences within it:
- a CDS encoding CBS domain-containing protein translates to MLTSVQKEILQTLINLYQSSDGKSIKGEDIAEVMNRNPGTIRNQMQSLRSLSLVKGVPGPRGGYKPTIEAYHSLNISISEKEAKVPIYKGDERLPDISVAKIEFTSVPQQEECEAAIKVLGSIKDLNLGDTIKIGPTPVNNLGIMGEVVGRDDMDNILLVDTTTIRSIPKQTVGDIASKNVISLKTDCNLKEVARIFSENKIEGAPVMKDGKVVGVFTVTDLIQAYAEDKEDEVVVGDMMSTKVIIVNEDLKIAKAIEIMFKKSISRLIIADKDNNLLGIVTRTDLINSITNFEEFPIFTN
- a CDS encoding tetratricopeptide repeat protein, producing MNFYEYETDEIELLENVTKHISKRQYDKALECINNVDSFEITDPLIMMSKAQCYLRLDERTKANETYEKAIKLCDEKLKDKRAPFILNIKGNCNLLLKRYEKAIECYDEVLEMDDRNTIAISFKSVALIRLDENDAANECLERLLQIDSDNNDIKLFKVQYLNGIGDYEESLKILDEVLNSPYEYSQAYMLKSDALFETGHVNEALKDINRSLELNPDVSYSWYLKARILMEKSINEDAIECFKKAIDMDNNIDCYWFDMASCYLSMSMHNDAYDSYAKAFELNPHSGGIANPEIFLDFINDLKLTG
- the galU gene encoding UTP--glucose-1-phosphate uridylyltransferase GalU, with translation MKAVIPAAGFGTRFLPATKAQPKEMLPVYDKPTIQYVIEEAVASGIDDILIVTGRNKRSIEDHFDKSFELEQTLQSAGKDDRLRQVRAITDLADICYVRQKDQKGLGDAIYCAKKHVGGEAFAVLLGDSITKGPVPCTKQLIDVYEKYGASAISLEEVPKEKVERYGIIKGTEVENNVYDIEKLVEKPLAHQAPSNLAIMGRYVLTPDIFDKIDETEPGVGGEIQLTDALSKLDSIYGVTFEGKTYDIGNRFEWLKTSIEFALDDEESKDALIDYMKCMIHSCE
- a CDS encoding aldo/keto reductase, whose amino-acid sequence is MQYRLIEKTGDKIFPLGFGAMRLPLKNGKIDRDKAKELIYYAIDQGVNFIDTAYLYGDSETFLGEILKGDYSDKVKISTKLPAINVRKYEDMEDILDEQLKRLQRDFIDYYLVHAVDLKAMNRLIKKDLFKFLNKARSEGKIKHIGFSYHGPKEEFPILIDGYDWDVVMVQYNYFDENVQASVEGIEHAASKGMGIFIMEPLKGGILAGKMPNEAEEVFKKANPNKSNAQWAMEWVLNNRNVTCVFSGMNSFEQLDENLEIAYKTTPLSMSFEDMETVELVKRVMRNSLKINCSTCGYCMPCPQGVNIPECMKIYNEKYLFNHKGFMNQSQIDYFQYVGGIMGNSGNAGKCNGCGRCLRKCPQKLDIISELDKVKKEFELPGMKYVLSFVRHIGFPMYRLFVKLLNR
- a CDS encoding TIGR04165 family Cys-rich peptide, translating into MKLEELIAPCPKCGSKDKIAHRKLLDNHRAHAEMETVKCEECGYIFFVNESMDEDEKKKLLNELNKVYG
- a CDS encoding DUF5814 domain-containing protein, which produces MLVIKKVKKQWKLFPIGSPKGALNNKRTPEFVGTIKFQNTASGLAISRFVADYSYNDNSSLSEKLLPPQEVNKLLRSQAVFLATKDSDVEDFLKRLNIKVRYTQVCDFCAYEGNITIINSNFSYQYNNQLICKNCAHDTIKNEMKLRGFDKKIFRNLKDTLDRTGDLEKTLSVLNPDFNPLKNRDLTLFDKTSSKSKVKIPPVEMKRLKINPNFRDILIQNGNDKLLPVQYLAIREGLLKGEDLLVVSATGSGKTLIGELAGITQALEGRKFIFLTPLVALANQKYRDFKRKYKKLGLNVAIKVGRNRVKAKGELKLPDSDVTKADIVVATYEGIDFLLRSGNSKSLSNLGVVLIDEIHMIDDEDRGTRLNGLIKRIKHLYPKTQIIGLSATVKNPEFLSREFNMKLVEYPDRPVPLERHLVYMRNESSKRHLMAKLAKREFNTKSRKGYRGQSIIFTNSRRKTHKIASFLQEKHINAAAYHAGLSYYKKEKIEKDFDKAKLSVVVTTAALAAGVDFPASQVIFDSLVMGNKWINPNEFSQMLGRAGRPSYHDRGIVYLLPEIGNDFAGESEEAKALELLESNSEDVFIEYDEESSYEQILADISSNSIKSFKELAEFYRNIDVPISLRIAVDEMTDLGLITKDFKITDYGRATSVSFLSLEDAEFIRTALDDWDYLINYVRLSPMYKKREEYDKLQVKIIAMALDLELFDNAYLSPVVHNQIANALKIKFSTRLFAESTLDIISSGEALDKLDSKFQDAMIRLQSDFMKCNCQDRPFCRCLQLGISELIISERLKGKDPVDISKKLFRKYQIQVYPGDIFSWLDNFVKNLDAIKRISKAFNRTKIERKTSYLIKKIENG
- a CDS encoding TIGR04083 family peptide-modifying radical SAM enzyme; the encoded protein is MTFHVMIIPTLNCPSNCKYCWGSENKKEMMDIEIIDQIIEWLGDFRDDKVHFTFHGGEPLLAGYDFYKIALEKLSKLPNLEGFSLQSNIWLLTEELIDLFVEYDVVVSTSIDGPKEINDYQRGEGYFDKTMSKYELAKSKGLIINFVLTVTEYSKDFSDELYEFFKGEQMSLKIHAALPSLRGDNADPWALNQEEHGKLLIDWLDKYLYDLDKFSIMDLDHITKSSLRRRGTLCTFADCIGTTLAVGADGAIYPCYRFVGMEDYVLGNVSTNPSFDDLKDSDAWAKLQEFRDYVDENCKKCRHVKYCEGGCPYNAIVAYQTPQAVDPQCTAYKMIFGEVSKRMNKEFAKSAFGMGGPAPRKEGDPFSIMDLAMK
- a CDS encoding helicase HerA-like domain-containing protein translates to MFVEDKILIGGDVYLLPKMANRHGLIAGATGTGKTITLKTLAESFSDMGVPVFLADMKGDISGLAKTGEMNDNIAKRVEGIDSFKLKSYPVEFWDLFGEKGLPIRVSLSEMGPVLLSKILNLTEAQSGVLNIVFKVADDESLLIIDIKDLKSMINYVVENKDVYEPQYGAIAAKSANTILRSLITLEDQGGNDFFGEPALELNDFIRLDDSGAGIINILDAQKLSMSPEIYSSFLLWMLSSLYEQLPEVGDADKPKFVFFFDEAHLLFDDMSPEFLKKIEQITRLIRSKGVGLYFISQSPADIPDEILSQLGNRIQHALRAYTPKDQKAVKVAAQTFRPNPDFDTADVISNLGIGQALVSVLDADGVPTIVQQVNIIAPQSYIGPIDDGLRAELINLSEFKDKYQQAVDSESAYELLAQKINDNENIESEVIPAPEVTPEAAPEAAPAEEPQQDAPSIGGFDLGTILGGGQAAGGKRTKKTAQQKAVEKAATTAANTVAREVTKGIMRGLFGQMK
- a CDS encoding GIY-YIG nuclease family protein, with protein sequence MKGCYCLIIEVSENMNLKVGSRLESDFKKGHYVYIGSAMNGIESRVKRHLSSSKKIHWHIDYLLKYAKIVEIIYNVDKKVECDLSRHLAIDNDYINGFGCSDCDCDSHLYYFKNKKEAIEAVINAYDSIACDFRIGISAFS
- a CDS encoding DUF371 domain-containing protein — its product is MEFKIKSKGHKNVSSLHKSTFEITKDPEIGPTADCIIGVDMDDSMCDFPEEFKKRIADSNTKIAVILDTPNGHDEIMGYGHENLTLTHPTDIVCRTSNFTCPRTLMIKSSKAARDLEEDLINDLKNEETLEVTIKIVEK